One Triticum dicoccoides isolate Atlit2015 ecotype Zavitan chromosome 5B, WEW_v2.0, whole genome shotgun sequence genomic window carries:
- the LOC119307055 gene encoding bromodomain and WD repeat-containing protein 1-like, whose amino-acid sequence MFADIDFRKHQPSGNATSTSMVPLDVPSQAPEKINSLNQVISADVPCEAPVDFDMRELYFLIAHFLSHGPLKRTAGELCSELQEHQLLPRRYHAWYSRGGFHSGEENDDGVSLPLDYLKLVERYPHIGKDHLVKLLKQLMVSSCHPESLIGSVSPNAADVPTLLGSNSFSLIASNRGRQEKENRRLPTYLRWPHIQADQVHGLSLREIGGFTKNHRAPSVRASCYAIAKPSTLVEKMQIIKKLRGHQNAVYCATFDRTGRFVITGSDDRLVKIWAMETAFCLASCRGHEGDITDLAVSSNNAVVASSANDFVIRVWRIPDGMPISVLKGHTGVVTAIAFSPRPGAAFQLLSSSDDGTCRIWDARYSQQPPRIYTPKPPDAAPGKGGDASSSAVLVQPINHQILCCAFNANGTVFVTGSSDTFARVWNACKSSSEENDQPNHEMDVLSGHENDVNYVQFSGCVVSRSFSCEGSHTTKEENNLKLRNSWFTHNIVTCSRDGSAIIWVPRSRRSHGKIGRWTRAYHLKVPPPPMAPQLIRGGPRQRHQPTPRGVNMIVWSLDNRFVLAAIMDCRICVWNASDGSLVHSLIGHKESTFVLDVHPFNPRIAMSAGYDGMTIIWDIWEGKPVQIYETGHFKLVDGKFSPDGTSLILTDEIGQIFFIGTGQGESQKDAKYDQFFLGDYRPLTQDTNGNVIDQETQLPPYRRNIQDLLCDSGMMPYPEPFQSMYQKRRLGTMGIEWRPPSVDFAVGPTYNATTGEYQIIPVIDPERWEPLPEIPDFFELEPEIEVISDDTDSEYNGMDDKSSEGEQENLSGDSSGASYSSAEIDGNNLSDSANRRRSRRKKKKSKADLVTSSGRRVKKRNLDEHDAATVSRPHRARKSKNGRSSKRKRSPKSRGLRPQRRAARHALSFLTKMGASTDEDEEDSESLSDSELNTESIEAEPSAWYSRPKLGRESNQYDSEDVTQPSHFTETRGSSGNSRKLVLRIPRRDLKVEFPSAVSVTGGRHGSVEPELAFEPGSSSVCMAEPPADGGQSTTSGLHDVSSVYSNSTIKWGEVKQRSSKRCKFGDSSAGDMWPSSNNAVSQDGGKSGVQKTPHEYGNAMQQTVEQTVQKSERAICLDSIHENHDTDVYSEDNLLGEERTTNNNNTHVEEVNNKECNQQSHSTSQSTIKLKLVRSRGIPDAKGSPDKSKTTAVGSDVNSECDKVPMEHDEDPTTNQHISSDFPSASRDFQECTDKSTGFHDSRKFHSESGKTIAVYQRSKLSKHKKKLDSDSGNGDSTSVSNDDGGYQPSEYSPVAPGTGNLRRSTRRSCAYTDGGARNAISHVKNSSHEASTSGRQIGADVHEWGSPSKTAGLRSTRNRVPDTHSLAEKPQVSSNCWLMLLEHEDIYRYIPQHGDEVMYLRQGHEEYLNGMRLSDSCPWNRIKGLKAVELCKIQDLCYTTYKGSGESCCKLTLKFIDDTSSGFNREFVITLPELIGFPDFLVERTRFEAAVAQNWTIRDKCRIWWANDEGGGSWWEGRVLAIRPKSPDFPESPWDKYAIQYKNDGSDHLHSPWELHDADSPLVPWKHPHIDSSIRNKLLSAVTSLQNKSRRNQDCYGVLKLDAVAGKSEFINRFPVQFSMEVIRTRLQNGYYRSVEAVQHDASVMLANAESYFSKSADMTKKLLRLSEWVEDNILSL is encoded by the exons ATGTTTGCAGACATAGATTTTAGAAAGCACCAACCTTCTGGTAATGCAACCTCTACTAGTATGGTGCCACTGGATGTTCCAAGTCAGGCACCTGAGAAGATTAATTCTCTGAATCAAGTGATTTCAGCAGATGTACCATGCGAGGCTCCTGTTGACTTTGATATGAGAGAACTTTACTTTCTCATTGCGCACTTCTTATCACATGGTCCATTAAAGCGGACTGCTGGAGAACTTTGCAGTGAACTCCAGGAGCATCAGCTGCTTCCTAGAAGATATCATGCTTGGTATTCGCGTGGTGGTTTCCATAGtggcgaagaaaatgatgacggtgTATCACTCCCTTTGGATTACCTCAAGTTAGTTGAGAG ATATCCCCACATTGGTAAAGACCACTTGGTAAAGCTTTTAAAGCAACTGATGGTTAGTTCCTGCCACCCAGAGAGCTTGATTGGATCTGTGTCTCCAAATGCTGCTGATGTTCCAACCCTTCTTGGCTCCAACTCATTCTCCCTTATTGCAT CTAATAGGGGCCGGCAAGAAAAGGAAAATCGCAGGTTGCCGACGTATCTCCGTTGGCCACATATACAAGCTGATCAAGTTCATGGTTTAAGTTTAAGAGAGATTGGTGGCTTCACTAAGAATCATCGAGCTCCATCTGTCCGTGCATCATGCTATGCCATTGCGAAGCCATCTACCCTTGTTGAAAAGATGCAAATTATAAAGAAATTGAGGGGACATCAAAACGCTGTGTATTGTG CTACTTTTGATCGCACAGGGCGTTTTGTTATTACTGGTTCTGATGATCGCCTTGTTAAAATTTGGGCAATGGAAACTGCATTTTGTCTGGCTAGCTGCCGAGGTCATGAA GGTGATATTACTGACCTCGCGGTGAGTTCCAATAATGCCGTGGTAGCATCTTCAGCCAATGATTTCGTTATTAGAGTG TGGCGTATACCTGATGGCATGCCGATCTCAGTGTTGAAGGGGCATACAGGGGTTGTAACTGCTATTGCATTTAGCCCAAGGCCAGGTGCTGCTTTCCAGCTATTGTC ATCATCAGATGATGGGACATGCAGGATTTGGGATGCCCGATATTCTCAACAACCTCCACGAATATATACACCAAAACCTCCAGATGCTGCCCCTG GGAAGGGTGGTGATGCATCTTCCAGTGCTGTTCTAGTTCAACCAATAAATCACCAAATCTTATGTTGTGCATTTAATGCCAATGGAACTGTGTTTGTTACTGGCAGCTCAGACACTTTTGCAAGG GTGTGGAATGCTTGCAAGAGTAGTTCTGAGGAAAATGACCAGCCGAATCATGAGATGGATGTATTATCGGGCCATGAAAATGATGTAAACTATGTGCAGTTTAGTGGGTGTGTGGTATCTAGATCCTTTTCATGTGAAGGCAGTCACACCACTAAGGAAGAAAATAATCTTAAACTAAGAAATTCATG GTTCACACATAATATTGTTACTTGCTCCCGTGATGGCAGTGCAATTATATGGGTTCCACGATCTCGGAGATCGCAT GGAAAGATTGGACGCTGGACACGCGCTTACCATCTCAAGGTTCCTCCACCTCCAATGGCTCCTCAACTAATTCGTGGTGGTCCACGACAAAGACATCAGCCAACTCCTCGTGGTGTCAATATGATTGTCTGGAGTTTGGATAACCGATTTGTGCTTGCTGCTATCATGG ACTGCAGAATTTGTGTTTGGAATGCTTCTGATGGGAGCCTAGTACACTCACTGATTGGCCACAAGGAATCT ACATTTGTTCTTGATGTGCATCCGTTCAACCCTCGCATAGCAATGAGTGCTGGGTATGATGGAATGACAATCATCTGGGAT ATATGGGAAGGAAAACCTGTACAGATCTATGAAACCGGTCATTTTAAGCTAGTTGATGGCAAGTTCTCTCC GGATGGAACATCACTTATCCTCACCGATGAGATTGGCCAAATATTCTTTATTGGTACAGGGCAGGGTGAGTCCCAGAAGGATGCGAAATATGATCAG TTCTTTCTTGGAGACTATCGACCACTTACTCAAGATACAAATGGAAATGTTATTGATCAG GAGACACAGCTCCCACCTTATAGGAGAAATATTCAAGACCTTTTGTGTGACTCGG GTATGATGCCATACCCAGAGCCTTTTCAGAGCATGTACCAGAAACGGCGATTAGGTACCATGGGTATTGAGTGGCGGCCTCCCTCTGTAGATTTTGCTGTTGGCCCCACGTACAATGCAACCACTGGTGAATACCAGATCATCCCAGTCATTGATCCAGAAAGATGGGAGCCACTTCCAGAGATACCAGACTTCTTTGAGCTTGAACCTGAAATTGAAGTTATCTCTGATGATACTGATTCCGAGTACAACGGCATGGATGACAAGTCTAGTGAAGGAGAACAGGAGAATTTGAGTGGTGATTCCTCTGGTGCTTCATACTCAAGTGCAGAGATTGATGGGAATAACCTTAGCGATAGTGCTAATCGTCGCAGATctagaagaaagaagaaaaaatcgaAG GCTGATCTTGTGACTTCATCTGGTCGGCGAGTTAAGAAGAGGAATTTGGATGAGCATGATGCTGCTACTGTGTCAAGGCCACACAGAGCTAGGAAGTCTAAGAATGGTCgctctagtaaaaggaaaaggtcaCCTAAATCTAGGGGATTGCGACCTCAAAGACGCGCTGCTCGCCATGCACTCAGTTTTTTAACAAAGATGGGAGCTTCAACAGATGAGGATGAAGAGGACTCGGAGAGTCTCTCAGACAGTGAATTGAACACGGAAAGCATTGAAGCTGAGCCGTCAGCATGGTATAGCCGGCCAAAACTTGGTAGAGAGAGTAACCAATATGATTCAGAAGATGTTACACAACCTTCTCATTTCACTGAAACTCGGGGGAGTTCTGGAAATAGCAGAAAACTGGTCCTGAGGATACCACGCCGTGATTTAAAAGTTGAATTTCCATCAGCTGTATCAGTCACGGGGGGCAGACATGGATCAGTTGAGCCGGAACTAGCTTTTGAGCCTGGAAGTTCCTCTGTTTGCATGGCTGAACCAccagcagatggaggtcaaagcacGACCTCTGGTCTACATGATGTTTCTTCTGTTTATAGTAACAGCACAATCAAGTGGGGTGAGGTTAAGCAGCGATCTTCAAAGCGTTGCAAGTTTGGTGACTCTTCCGCTGGAGACATGTGGCCCTCTTCAAATAATGCAGTTTCACAGGATGGTGGCAAGTCTGGTGTTCAGAAGACACCTCATGAATATGGTAACGCCATGCAACAAACGGTTGAGCAGACTGTACAAAAGAGTGAACGTGCAATTTGTCTGGATAGTATCCATGAAAATCACGATACTGATGTTTATAGTGAAGATAATTTACTTGGTGAAGAAAGGACAACTAATAACAATAATACTCATGTAGAGGAAGTAAACAACAAAGAATGCAACCAACAGTCCCACAGTACTTCTCAGTCTACTATTAAACTGAAGTTAGTCAGGTCAAGAGGCATACCGGATGCAAAAGGTTCACCGGACAAATCAAAGACTACTGCAGTAGGGAGTGACGTGAACTCTGAGTGTGATAAAGTTCCCATGGAGCATGATGAGGATCCTACCACCAATCAACATATAAGCAGTGACTTCCCTAGTGCGTCTAGAGATTTCCAGGAATGCACAGATAAAAGCACTGGTTTTCATGATTCAAGGAAGTTCCATTCTGAATCTGGAAAGACGATTGCTGTGTACCAAAGGTCAAAGTTAAGTAAGCACAAGAAAAAATTGGATTCAGATTCTGGCAATGGAGATAGTACCTCCGTCTCCAATGATGATGGTGGGTATCAACCTTCAGAGTACAGTCCTGTTGCACCTGGTACTGGTAATTTGCGAAGAAGCACAAGGAGGTCATGTGCATACACTGATGGTGGAGCGAGGAATGCTATCTCTCATGTGAAAAATTCTTCCCATGAAGCATCAACTAGTGGGAGACAAATTGGTGCAGACGTGCATGAGTGGGGTTCACCATCAAAGACTGCTGGTTTAAGGTCTACTAGGAACAGAGTTCCTGATACACATTCATTGGCAGAAAAGCCTCAAGTATCCTCGAATTGTTGGTTGATGTTGTTGGAGCATGAAGATATTTACCGTTATATTCCTCAACATGGTGATGAGGTTATGTACTTGCGACAG GGCCATGAAGAATATCTTAATGGAATGCGATTATCGGATAGTTGCCCATGGAATCGGATCAAAGGCCTTAAAGCTGTAGAGCTTTGCAAAATTCAGGATCTTTGTTATACAACTTATAAAGGGTCTGGTGAAAGCTGCTGTAAATTAACACTTAAATTCATTGACGACACTTCAAGCGGATTTAACAGAGAGTTTGTAATCACATTGCCTGAGCTGATTGGCTTCCCCGATTTTCTGGTGGAAAGAACACGGTTTGAAGCTGCTGTTGCGCAGAACTGGACTATCAGAGATAAGTGCAGAATTTGGTGGGCGAATGATGAGGGAGGAGGAAGTTGGTGGGAGGGACGTGTGTTGGCAATAAGACCTAAGTCACCTGATTTTCCTGAGAGTCCATGGGATAAATATGCCATACAATACAAGAATGATGGTTCAGATCATCTGCATAGCCCCTGGGAGCTCCATGATGCTGATAGCCCATTGGTTCCATGGAAACATCCACATATTGATTCCAGTATTAGGAATAAATTGTTATCAGCAGTGACCAGTTTACAGAACAAGTCTCGCAGAAACCAG GATTGCTATGGTGTCCTGAAGTTGGATGCTGTTGCAGGAAAATCAGAGTTCATAAACAG GTTTCCTGTCCAGTTCTCCATGGAGGTGATCAGGACAAGACTGCAAAATGGTTACTACAGAAGCGTGGAGGCTGTCCAACATGATGCCTCTGTGATGCTCGCCAACGCCGAGTCTTACTTCTCAAAGAGCGCGGACATGACCAAGAAGCTTCTCAGGCTATCCGAGTGGGTGGAAGACAACATCCTGTCACTTTAG